In Tachypleus tridentatus isolate NWPU-2018 chromosome 3, ASM421037v1, whole genome shotgun sequence, the sequence CGTCCGAATTGAAACGATAAGTGTCCTTTTGGTGTCTATTGaatgactgacagacaacaaGGTGGTGCAAGtgattaaaacaggtgaccccttcacgtggttttcattttattttatccttattAACTTATTTATCCCTGGTTCTTCTAACGTATAGAGTTATTTAGGTAACAATTTTGCCAAAATAAGAGAGATTTATAAGTTTAACCTATGGCCCTAAAAGCTAATATCATTGGGCTGTAGTTTAGACTGTCGGTCTTGAATGGCAACATGCTAGTCTTAAGAAACATAACAAAGCTAATTACGAAGTAATTTCAATCAGTATTTCTAAAATCGCCGGTGTACCTAACACCTGTTGTTCCTCACCATATTTAGATCTTAGCGAATACCAGTCTTTCTTTTAAAATTCTGGAACTTAAACCTAAACAGAGTTTATATGCCATAAACGTAAATTCTAGTCtcatttaagcacaaagctacataatgagctatctctgctctgtcaaccatgggtatcgaaacccagtttctagcagtgcgagttcgcagacatcccgctgtgctaCTAGGAGGGGGcaccaaaataaatgaatattttcggACTGAATTCCTTTACAAAGATATTTACATCACGCATGCTCATTACATTATTTCAACAGAAAGTAACGAAAGatatttaaatggtttgttttgacgTGTTTTATTCTTTTTCCATTTTAGATCAAAGATCTTATCAACAGTCATGTAGGCACCGAAAACACCGTGAAAGAGCAGTTTTCTGAAGTAATTCAATCTCGCTAGAGAACCGAACCATGGATTCTCTCGAACTGTGACCAATATTTAAACCACCATTTTAACCAAAAGACGCTCTGAGGTACACCCAACTAGGCCATGAATCCAAATGGTCAATCACCAATGTGTCCAGGAGATCCAGGAGCAACTGTGATGGGTATGATGACTCATAATCATCATGGCGGAAATCCCATGATCCACATGCAGTCTCACTCGACGCAGCTTCCCACGTCAGCAAATACCGGTAGTGGGCGCTGTTGTGGCGGATGTGGTGGCAAAATAATGGACAGATTCCTCTTACATGCCATGGACAGGTACTGGCACACTGGATGTTTGAAGTGTTCTTGTTGCCAGGCAACCCTCGCTGACATCGGCAGCTCTTGTTACACAAAAGCAGGAATGATCCTCTGTAAAAACGACTACATCCGGTGAGAAAGTGTTCATTGTAGttctagttttataataattttgataattgaTACTTTATCTtgcgacacacacacacacacacacacacacacacacacacacacaaaagtactGTCCCTTTCGAAGAAATGATACAGGTTCCTATATCGTAATCGTTTGGGCgcgagtcatcatcacccaccgccaactaactcttgagctactcttttagcaatgaatagtgggattgaccatcacgttataaccaCTCCATGATTGATAGGGCCAGCGTGCTTTTGGTGGGACGTGGATTCTGTCCCTTGACCCCCCCAAGTTGCGGGTCAAGTGCCCTAACTGCCTAGTCATGTTGAGCGTTTCTGATTTTATACGCGTGTGCAAGCATACTTTGTGGAAATTCAAATCCGGAAAATAATCTGTGCAAAAAATTTGGACCTTTTCAAACAAATAACCACGAGTAATGTTTAACGCTTTCAATATCACCTGACAGGAGTGTTAATGATCTGGACTAGTGTTTCTTCCAGGCTGCGCAGCCGCACAACAACCAGTCAACCACTTCATTATGTCATCCGCGCACATTAGTGGGTAGTCTCAACACGATGATGGCCATAATAAGGCTGGCAGTTGATAGACTTAAGGCCCAAATAACCGACTTGTACCCATTACAAAGCAGTCTTAGTAGTCCAATAGGGTTGATGATCTAAAAGTACCCCgacccttaaaaaaaaaaaaaaaagacaaaaacgtGCAGCCTACATCCGCATTACCTTGATATTGGTTCACATGAAAAACTTCATTCTGCACATGGATTGAAAAATTAGAGGGAGCTTTGGTCTGGATACGTTTAGAACCATTTCGAACGTCTTTCTAGTACATTTTTGTCTGTCTTTTCTCATTTCGATTCTGAGAAAAATAAGAGCCTCCGTGAAGGTTTCAATATGTGACTCAAAAACGGTGAGTTTTTATAACCCCAACATTTCACGCAGATACCCcccaaaattaaagaagtttgGTGATCAATATTGTGTTCCATACCCGTTTTCATTATAtgaatgtatttcttttataataacttGTTTACCTTCTTACCGGTTTCTCACATGCTATCTTTGATTTAACACAAATCGTATAACATTCGAATGTGTTAAATTAACAAACGTAATTGCTGGCGTCATCGTCTCTATAAATTCCacaagatgaaaaaaacaaaaaaaacagttacgAAAACTGTCTGAAAACGTGTCTGAAAGAAATACGGGCCCCCaactagtacagcggcaagtctacggatttacaatactaaaatcaggggttcgattctcctcggtgggctcagcagacagcccgatgtggctttgctataagaacagcACAAAGAAATACGGGCCCCCaactagtacagcggcaagtctacggatttacaatactaaaatcaggggttcgattctcctcggtgggctcagcagaaggcccgatgtggctttgctataagaaaagcacaaagAAATACGAGGAACagttacaataatattgtgatattttattgtgatattttcactttttgccttgtattataaactacaataaacCAGCCAAACGGAGCCGTGTTGAGCTTAAAATAACTTATCAAGTTTCGTTTGCGGActtatattttagtttagtcCAGCTTAAggaagacccggcatggctaggtggttaaggcattagactcgtaatccaaacatgctcgccctttcagccg encodes:
- the LOC143247619 gene encoding LIM domain transcription factor LMO4.2-like, producing the protein MNPNGQSPMCPGDPGATVMGMMTHNHHGGNPMIHMQSHSTQLPTSANTGSGRCCGGCGGKIMDRFLLHAMDRYWHTGCLKCSCCQATLADIGSSCYTKAGMILCKNDYIRMFGNTGACSACGQVIPANEFVMRTHGNVYHLKCFACVKCRNQLVPGDRYNFVNGNVFCEQDCLKILKGSVSGGGVRKGKVRANSAIKAV